In one window of Ovis aries strain OAR_USU_Benz2616 breed Rambouillet chromosome 5, ARS-UI_Ramb_v3.0, whole genome shotgun sequence DNA:
- the C2CD4C gene encoding C2 calcium-dependent domain-containing protein 4C: MKKTNMWFLERFRGSGENGAAGGEGGDKAAKGPLYSNVLTPDKIPDFFIPPKLPAGPAEPEAQAELGPSTSEQNLASAAPRRAPRSPRLSAKLAAESKSLLKAATRHVIQIESAEDWPADETATNADPQAQGAMSLPSVPKAQTSYGFATLAESPHTRRKESLFHSEHGALAQVGSPGTRRRRGGVKANGGDGAPREAGGTLMSPGRCVSGGESDTGSSAESSPFGSPLLSRSVSLLKGFAQDSQAKVSQLKHSVGRHGSLSADDSTPDTSPGARRRLPRRATPEPGPESSPASRAEHAVRMGPRGSVRLLAEYEAAQARLRVRLLAAEGLYDRLCDARSINCCVGLCLVPGKLQKQRSTIVKNSRHPVFNEDFFFDGLGPASVRKLALRIKVVNKGSSLKRDTLLGEKELPLTSLLPFL, from the coding sequence ATGAAGAAAACCAACATGTGGTTCTTGGAGAGGTTTCGGGGATCGGGGGAGAATGGAGCTGCGGGGGGCGAGGGCGGGGACAAGGCCGCCAAGGGGCCCCTGTACAGCAACGTGCTCACACCGGACAAGATCCCAGACTTCTTCATACCCCCCAAGCTGCCCGCCGGCCCCGCTGAGCCCGAAGCGCAGGCCGAGCTGGGGCCCTCGACCTCGGAGCAGAACCTGGCCTCCGCCGCGCCCCGCCGCGCCCCCCGGAGCCCCCGGCTGTCCGCCAAGCTGGCCGCCGAGAGCAAGAGCCTACTGAAGGCGGCCACCCGGCACGTGATTCAGATCGAGAGCGCGGAGGACTGGCCGGCCGACGAGACTGCCACCAACGCCGACCCCCAGGCCCAGGGGGCCATGTCGCTGCCCTCGGTGCCCAAGGCCCAGACGTCCTACGGCTTTGCCACGCTGGCCGAGAGCCCCCACACGCGGCGCAAGGAGTCCCTGTTCCACAGCGAACACGGAGCTCTGGCCCAGGTGGGCTCCCCAGGCACCCGGCGCCGTCGAGGGGGTGTCAAGGCCAACGGGGGGGACGGGGCACCCAGGGAGGCCGGCGGCACCCTCATGAGCCCCGGCCGCTGCGTCAGCGGCGGGGAGAGCGACACGGGGTCCTCGGCCGAGTCCTCACCCTTCGGCTCCCCCCTGCTCTCGCGCTCCGTGTCGCTGCTCAAAGGCTTCGCCCAGGACAGCCAGGCCAAGGTGAGCCAGCTCAAGCACTCTGTGGGCCGCCATGGCTCCCTGTCGGCTGACGACAGCACGCCGGACACTAGCCCCGGGGCCCGGCGCCGCCTGCCCCGCAGGGCCACCCCGGAGCCCGGCCCGGAGTCTAGTCCGGCGTCCCGCGCGGAGCACGCCGTGCGCATGGGCCCTCGGGGCAGCGTGCGCCTGCTGGCCGAGTACGAGGCGGCCCAGGCCCGCCTGCGCGTGCGCCTGCTGGCGGCCGAGGGCCTATACGACCGGCTGTGCGACGCCCGCAGCATCAACTGCTGTGTGGGCCTGTGCCTCGTGCCGGGCAAGCTGCAGAAGCAGCGCAGCACCATCGTCAAGAACAGCCGCCACCCAGTGTTCAACGAGGACTTCTTCTTCGACGGCCTGGGTCCGGCCAGCGTGCGGAAGCTGGCTCTCAGGATCAAGGTGGTGAACAAGGGCAGCAGCCTCAAGCGGGACACGCTGCTCGGGGAAAAGGAGCTGCCCCTGACCTCCCTGCTGCCCTTCTTGTAg